A part of Ignavibacteriales bacterium genomic DNA contains:
- a CDS encoding NAD(P)-binding domain-containing protein has protein sequence MKIGIIGSGTVGQQLGNGFIKLGYQVKIGTRDEAKLIEWKNSGGQNASTGNFENAAKFGEVIVIATNWAGTVNAIKLAGIENISNKIVIDVTNPLDFSQGVPPKFAATLGNSGGEQIQKMLPLAKVVKAFNTISAYIMINAPREEGVPDLFIAGNDKEAKVFVNDIAMQWGWGSVIDLGDISQSFFLKLLPICGLFMVSRTIIGHVIQTIEK, from the coding sequence ATGAAAATTGGAATTATTGGTTCTGGAACAGTAGGGCAGCAACTGGGTAATGGATTCATAAAGCTTGGATATCAGGTTAAGATCGGCACACGTGATGAAGCTAAACTAATTGAATGGAAAAATTCTGGTGGGCAAAATGCATCAACAGGTAATTTTGAAAATGCTGCAAAATTTGGTGAAGTAATTGTCATCGCAACAAACTGGGCTGGAACAGTGAACGCAATTAAATTGGCAGGGATAGAAAATATTTCTAATAAAATTGTAATTGATGTTACTAATCCTCTTGACTTTTCTCAAGGTGTTCCGCCTAAGTTTGCAGCCACGCTCGGCAACTCCGGAGGTGAACAGATTCAGAAAATGCTTCCGCTTGCGAAAGTAGTCAAAGCTTTTAATACCATTTCAGCTTATATAATGATTAACGCTCCTCGCGAAGAAGGTGTTCCCGATTTATTTATCGCTGGTAATGATAAAGAAGCCAAAGTTTTTGTAAATGATATTGCTATGCAGTGGGGATGGGGCAGCGTAATTGATCTCGGTGATATCAGCCAATCATTTTTCTTGAAGCTTTTGCCCATCTGTGGATTATTTATGGTTTCAAGAACAATAATTGGACATGTCATTCAAACTATTGAAAAATAA
- a CDS encoding alpha/beta hydrolase, with amino-acid sequence MLKNFIIILFFIICTPFGFSQYTTFTSIDYIGSNNPRQTLDLYVPDDITQKVPLIIFIHGGGWHSGGTENVLAWCDTLLSNNFIVAAINYRFSQDSIFPAQIYDCKAAVRWLKANADLYSIDTSKIGVLGVSAGAHLASLIGLSSDVPLLEDLSQGNSNFKSRINAVVDFYGPSNLLEMSDYSGSECPSPRNYDEEGSVVTQLLGCIAADCPETALFASPISYVDSDDPPFLIYHGTTDCVVPNNQSIKLYSKLLENNVDAHLNIIEGVAHGDPIFYNSNSKIEVLNFFNEKLNNICQACDSSITDTGDEIKVFPNPFNSFTTIEYTISSDGIVNLSFLICSEEKIKDILNEFRKPGVYKNFLN; translated from the coding sequence GTGTTAAAGAATTTTATAATAATCTTATTTTTCATTATTTGTACTCCATTTGGTTTCTCGCAATACACTACATTTACTTCGATAGACTACATCGGCAGTAATAATCCGAGACAGACACTTGATCTTTATGTTCCGGATGACATCACCCAAAAAGTTCCGCTGATTATTTTTATTCACGGAGGGGGTTGGCATTCAGGAGGTACGGAAAATGTATTAGCATGGTGTGATACTTTACTATCAAATAATTTTATTGTTGCAGCTATTAATTATAGATTTAGTCAAGACTCAATCTTTCCCGCACAGATTTATGATTGCAAAGCCGCTGTCAGATGGTTAAAAGCTAACGCCGATTTATATTCGATTGATACTTCAAAAATTGGAGTGCTCGGTGTTTCGGCAGGTGCTCATTTGGCATCTTTGATCGGACTTTCTTCAGATGTTCCTCTGCTTGAAGACCTTTCTCAAGGCAACAGTAATTTTAAAAGTAGAATAAATGCAGTGGTTGATTTTTATGGACCATCAAATTTGCTGGAGATGAGTGATTACTCAGGTTCAGAATGTCCAAGCCCGAGAAATTATGATGAGGAAGGTTCCGTAGTCACTCAACTGCTTGGATGCATTGCTGCAGATTGCCCCGAGACAGCATTATTCGCCAGTCCGATTAGTTATGTTGATAGTGATGACCCACCCTTTTTAATTTATCATGGGACGACCGATTGCGTTGTCCCAAATAATCAGAGCATTAAGCTGTATTCTAAATTGTTAGAAAATAATGTAGATGCACATTTAAATATAATTGAAGGAGTTGCCCATGGTGATCCAATCTTTTATAATTCCAATTCTAAAATTGAAGTTCTAAATTTCTTCAATGAAAAACTAAACAACATTTGTCAAGCTTGTGATTCATCTATAACAGATACTGGAGATGAGATAAAGGTTTTCCCAAATCCATTCAATTCATTTACAACTATTGAATATACCATTTCGTCTGATGGGATAGTAAATCTTAGTTTTTTGATATGCTCGGAAGAAAAAATTAAAGATATTTTAAATGAATTTCGAAAACCAGGAGTTTATAAAAATTTTTTAAATTGA
- a CDS encoding tetratricopeptide repeat protein, whose product MKIKPLYLYGSFAVIAILALIILTQFNGSDNNSSDISNKVMPQDSIHSGLGNPTAENPTKDNVTENVKHKLEMLKKAVDDNPNDTLKIREYADFLAAAHKQIDAIQYYERILQINPKRTDIYFSLSFIYYNNQNFTKAEELTNKILSYDKKNVQALYNLGAISASIGNKEKAKKIWEDLLSEFPNSEVSDLTKTSLSQLK is encoded by the coding sequence ATGAAAATAAAACCTTTGTACCTTTATGGAAGCTTTGCAGTTATTGCAATTTTAGCATTAATAATTTTGACTCAATTTAATGGTAGTGATAACAACTCCTCGGATATTTCCAATAAAGTAATGCCGCAGGATTCAATCCATAGTGGATTAGGAAACCCGACCGCGGAAAATCCAACGAAAGATAATGTTACCGAAAATGTAAAGCATAAACTTGAAATGTTAAAAAAAGCAGTTGATGATAATCCAAATGATACTTTAAAAATTAGAGAGTATGCGGATTTTCTTGCTGCAGCCCACAAACAAATAGATGCAATTCAATATTATGAAAGAATACTTCAAATAAACCCAAAACGAACTGACATTTATTTCTCCCTATCTTTTATTTATTACAATAATCAAAATTTTACCAAAGCTGAAGAACTGACAAATAAAATTTTATCTTATGATAAAAAAAATGTTCAAGCTCTTTATAATTTAGGCGCAATTTCTGCCAGCATTGGAAATAAAGAAAAAGCAAAAAAAATATGGGAAGATCTCCTCTCTGAATTTCCAAATTCAGAAGTCTCCGACTTGACCAAAACAAGTCTCTCGCAACTCAAGTAG
- a CDS encoding DUF2752 domain-containing protein: protein MIRLIFNKQNIFFRNLNIELIFWLVGLAYLAFSPLNSESHFTICPLKNLGFDYCPGCGLGSSIINIFSRDSSFCTW from the coding sequence ATGATAAGACTAATTTTTAATAAACAAAATATTTTTTTTAGAAATCTAAACATCGAATTGATTTTTTGGCTGGTAGGTTTAGCGTATCTGGCATTCAGTCCGTTAAATTCAGAAAGTCATTTCACAATTTGTCCGCTCAAGAATTTGGGATTTGATTACTGCCCCGGCTGCGGATTGGGCAGTTCGATAATAAATATTTTTAGCCGGGATTCATCGTTTTGTACTTGGTAA
- a CDS encoding TM2 domain-containing protein, giving the protein MFLAGIHRFVLGNIGLGILYVLTGGLCLIGTIVDLVNYKKLTFEYNQKVAQEVMMMMRSFN; this is encoded by the coding sequence ATATTTTTAGCCGGGATTCATCGTTTTGTACTTGGTAATATTGGGTTAGGAATTTTATATGTCTTAACCGGCGGGCTTTGTCTTATTGGTACAATAGTCGATCTGGTTAATTATAAAAAATTAACCTTTGAGTACAATCAAAAAGTTGCTCAGGAAGTTATGATGATGATGAGAAGTTTCAACTGA
- a CDS encoding diaminopimelate epimerase encodes MSKIIFTKMSGAGNDFVIISKDINKQLVLSQSVINKICNRRFGIGADGVITIASSSEYDFGMEYFNADGSTGTLCANGARCALKYVSENLLKNKGDFLFLSDGVQYSGEVFKNGRVKFNLNNPKNIKLNFKVKASNQLITACYADTGSPHVVVKIKDMLVDSKKPGFFYSDIRTFPVFNFGKEIRNLPEFYPSGTNVNFINIVDDKIFIRTFERGVEDETFACGTGSVASSLIASLTDGLKPPIKLITYGGDELIVNFEIIERKFKNISITGPAEIIFEGEFAAEKYQ; translated from the coding sequence ATGAGTAAAATTATTTTTACAAAAATGTCCGGCGCTGGTAATGACTTTGTGATTATCAGTAAAGATATTAATAAGCAATTAGTTCTTTCACAATCTGTAATTAATAAAATTTGCAATAGACGCTTTGGAATTGGAGCAGATGGAGTAATCACAATTGCTTCATCAAGTGAATATGATTTTGGCATGGAATATTTTAATGCTGATGGTTCCACCGGGACTCTTTGTGCGAATGGTGCTCGCTGCGCATTAAAGTATGTCAGTGAAAACCTTCTGAAAAATAAAGGCGATTTCTTATTCCTATCTGACGGTGTTCAATACAGCGGCGAAGTGTTTAAAAACGGCAGGGTTAAATTCAATCTAAACAACCCGAAAAATATTAAACTGAATTTCAAAGTTAAGGCAAGCAATCAATTGATTACTGCTTGCTATGCTGATACCGGGTCACCGCATGTAGTTGTGAAGATAAAAGATATGCTGGTAGATTCAAAGAAACCAGGATTTTTTTATAGCGATATTCGAACATTCCCAGTATTTAATTTTGGCAAAGAAATTAGAAATTTACCGGAGTTTTATCCTTCCGGCACGAACGTAAATTTTATTAACATAGTTGATGATAAAATTTTCATCAGAACTTTTGAGCGCGGAGTTGAGGATGAAACTTTTGCTTGCGGAACAGGTTCGGTAGCCTCATCGCTGATCGCATCCCTTACTGATGGATTAAAACCACCAATAAAATTAATAACCTATGGGGGTGACGAACTAATTGTAAATTTTGAAATCATCGAACGAAAGTTTAAAAATATTTCTATAACCGGTCCAGCCGAAATAATCTTTGAAGGAGAATTTGCGGCGGAAAAATATCAATAA